Proteins encoded within one genomic window of Methanobrevibacter arboriphilus JCM 13429 = DSM 1125:
- a CDS encoding radical SAM protein, with product MTYINKIKSFEVIDLISKANKLSLKKRYNTISLERAIFLSWWCEKGDCSFCYMSTQKNKIKDPKKARRKVESILAEAEMCKRLNWNIEFLSGGYESFEIKEIKEIAKKIYNITNNQVWLNIGITNDLEEYGEEVIGITGAVETANPKLHDKLCPSKPLDKIGNMLDKAGELGFKKAITVILGLGETPDDIEYLIEYIKNHKIDRVIFYSLNPHKDTEFEKSSQPASLYYAGVVSTIRLVFPDIEIICGTWTDNLANIGPLILSGANGITKFPLFKMFGTKYGKRVEEEVYWAGRKLKGTFTDQKQLGKKESEYMSNLDPFIKRYIKESLNDKY from the coding sequence ATGACATATATAAATAAAATAAAAAGCTTTGAAGTTATAGATTTAATCAGTAAAGCTAATAAACTTAGTTTAAAAAAAAGATACAACACTATAAGTTTAGAAAGAGCAATATTCTTATCATGGTGGTGTGAAAAAGGAGATTGTAGTTTTTGTTATATGAGTACACAAAAAAACAAGATTAAAGATCCTAAAAAAGCTAGAAGAAAAGTTGAAAGTATATTAGCAGAAGCAGAAATGTGTAAACGATTAAATTGGAATATAGAATTTTTATCTGGAGGATATGAATCATTTGAAATAAAAGAAATAAAAGAAATAGCAAAAAAAATATATAATATAACAAACAATCAAGTATGGTTAAATATTGGTATAACAAATGATTTAGAGGAATATGGAGAAGAAGTTATTGGTATAACTGGAGCAGTTGAAACAGCCAACCCCAAGTTGCATGATAAACTATGTCCAAGCAAACCCTTAGATAAAATTGGAAATATGTTGGATAAAGCTGGAGAACTAGGTTTCAAAAAAGCGATTACTGTGATTTTAGGACTAGGTGAGACTCCTGATGATATTGAATATTTAATTGAATACATTAAAAATCATAAAATTGATAGAGTAATATTTTATTCTTTAAATCCTCATAAAGACACAGAATTTGAAAAATCATCACAACCTGCCTCTTTATATTATGCAGGAGTAGTATCCACAATAAGACTTGTTTTTCCAGATATTGAAATAATATGTGGTACTTGGACAGACAATCTAGCCAATATTGGTCCCTTAATTTTAAGTGGAGCTAATGGTATAACAAAATTTCCTCTTTTTAAAATGTTTGGAACAAAATATGGAAAAAGAGTTGAAGAAGAAGTTTATTGGGCAGGAAGAAAATTAAAAGGAACATTTACAGATC